A window of Streptomyces sp. NBC_01241 genomic DNA:
CCGGCCGAGAGCGACACCGCTCCCCCACCGACCCCGAGGACGACGACCACGACCGCGCCGGTCGACGCACCGGAGGAGACGCCGAGGACGAACGGGTCGGCGAGCGGGTTGCGGAGCAGGGACTGCATGACGGTGCCGCACACCGCGAGCCCGGCGCCGCACACCGCCGCGAGCAGGGTGCGCGGCATGCGCAGGTTCCAGATGATGCCGTCCCGGATCGGGGTGAGCCGCGTCCGGCCCCAGCCGAGGTGGGCGGCCACCGTGGACCAGACGTCGGCGACGGAGATTCGGGCGGGGCCGACGGTGACGGCGACTGCGACGGACAGCACGAGCAGCGCGACGCCGCAGGCCCACAGGATCCCGCCGCGCAGCTTCCATACACCGTCCTCGCCACGCAGCTTCCGTACACCGTCCCCGCCCCGCGCGGTCGGTTCGCAGGCGCGCCGTGCGTCCGCCGCCGTGGTCCGCCCGGTGTCCGTCACCCCGCGAGCCCGAACGTGCGCAGCCCGGCGGCGACGCGTTCCACGCCCTCGACCGTCCGGATGGACGGGTTCATGGCCTGGCCGCTCAGCAGGATGTACCGCTTGTGCCTGACGGCGTCCATGTTCTTCGTGACGGGGTTGGACTCCAGGAATTCGATCTTCTTCGTGGCGCTCTCGGCGGTCTGTGCCTTGCGGGTCAGGTCGCCGATGACCAGGACGTCGGGGTTGCGGTCGGCAACGGTCTCCCAGCTGATCTGCGGCCATTCCTCGTGTGTGTCGTCGAAGACGTTCTTCGCGCCGAGTTCCCCGGTGATGATCCCGGGTGCTCCGCAACAGCCGGCCAGGTACGGGGCCTTGGAGTCGGAGAACCAGTAAAGGAGGGTGGCACCGGAGGCGTCGATGGACCCGGTCGCCTTCTGTACCCGGGCCCGCAGCCGCGCCACGAGCGTGTCGCCGCGCTCCTGCACGCCGAACACCCTTGCCAGGTCGCGCACTTCGCCGTAGACGCTGTCCATGGTCAGTGGCTCGGTACGGGCTCCGTCGCCGCCGCCGCTGTTGTCCTTGCCGGTGCAGTCGGCGGGCGAGACGTAGGTGGGGACGCCGAGTTCCTCGAACTGTTCGCGGGGGGCGACGCCGCCCTTGGCGAGGGTCGACTCGAACGACGCGCTGATGAAGTCGGGCTCCTGGTCGAGGACCTTCTCCGACGAGGGCCGGTTGTCGGCGATCCTGGGGACCTTGGCATTGGCCTTCTCCAGGCCCTTCATCACCGGGTCGGTCCAGGTCGCGGTGGCGGCCAGCCGGTCGGCGAGGCCGAGCGACAGCAGGATCTCCGTCGACCCCTGGTCGACGGAGACGGCGCGGCGCGGCGCGGATTCGACGGTGACGGTGCGTCCGCAGTTCTTCAGCGTCACGGGATATCCGTCGGCGGAGCCGGACTTCGCGGCGGAGTCGCTCGTTCCGCCGCCGCAGGCGGTCAGCAGGACGAGTCCCGTCGTGAGCAGGGCGATGGTGCGGACGGGGCTGGATATGGACGGCACGGAGTCCCTCTGCGTCTCTGGGCCCATGCGCGGAGCCCGTTGTACGGAGTTCTGCGCCCGGTACCGGGCGCAGCCGCCAGCAGGTCTTCGGACTCGGGTTCTGTCGGACGGGACGCCTTCCCAGGACACCCGAGGGTGGTTCCCAGTGGCCGTGGCCCCGCCCGTCCCCCTCACCGCTGCGCGTCAGTTCCGGATTCTCACCGGATTCCCTGACTCCTACGTGGAGTTCGACTGGCCCAGGCAAGCTATCACGCGCGTCTGCGCAGTTCATGGGCGGTGTGGCCGGTGGTACGCCGGGCTGTGCTGCCCGTCGCACCACCTGCCTGATGCCTACGGACGCTGTAGAGCGATCACGGCGTTGTGTCCGCCGAAGCCGAAGGAGTGGCTGACGGCGCGCCGGACGGGCAGCCGCAGCGGTTCTTCGGTGACGCAGTTGATGTCGAACTCGGGTGCCGGGGCGTCCAGGTTGGCGATCGGCGGTACGACTCCGCGCTGGAGCGTGAGGACGGTCAGTCCGGCCTCGATCGCTCCGGCCGCCCCCATGCAGTGCCCCAGTACGCCCTTCGGGGCGGTGACGGGCGGCCGGTGCGGGTAGACCCGGCCGATGAGGGCGGCCTCAGTGGCGTCGTTGATGGACGTCGCCGTGCCGTGCGCGTTGACGTGCTCGACGTCCTCGGCCGCCCAGCCCGCGTCGCGCAGCGCGGCCTCGACCGCCGCCTGGGCGACCGCGCCGGACGGGTGCGGGCTGGTGGGGTGGTGGGCGTCGGTGGTGGCGCCGGTGCCCGCGAGCAGCGCCCGGGCTCCGGCGCCCCGGGCCGCGGCGTCGGCCGCCCGTTCCAGCACCATGACGGCGGCGCCCTCGCCCATGACCAGCCCG
This region includes:
- a CDS encoding ABC transporter substrate-binding protein, yielding MPSISSPVRTIALLTTGLVLLTACGGGTSDSAAKSGSADGYPVTLKNCGRTVTVESAPRRAVSVDQGSTEILLSLGLADRLAATATWTDPVMKGLEKANAKVPRIADNRPSSEKVLDQEPDFISASFESTLAKGGVAPREQFEELGVPTYVSPADCTGKDNSGGGDGARTEPLTMDSVYGEVRDLARVFGVQERGDTLVARLRARVQKATGSIDASGATLLYWFSDSKAPYLAGCCGAPGIITGELGAKNVFDDTHEEWPQISWETVADRNPDVLVIGDLTRKAQTAESATKKIEFLESNPVTKNMDAVRHKRYILLSGQAMNPSIRTVEGVERVAAGLRTFGLAG